One part of the Haliotis asinina isolate JCU_RB_2024 chromosome 2, JCU_Hal_asi_v2, whole genome shotgun sequence genome encodes these proteins:
- the LOC137272133 gene encoding ras-related protein Rap1-like, protein MRLRVAVMGAAACGKTSFLKQYLQKIFQQTYFVTVGETHNTTVEVEGQEVDLDIWDTPGGRYFEALRMRAIQNCDAFLLVYAMDDFASFEKATALHEDIIEMKGPITTVFIGTKADLKSSQWLEQQHQLSDFVSRTIGCAHHEVSAKTGSGISEVFVDIVKQWQKGQKKP, encoded by the coding sequence ATGAGATTGAGAGTAGCTGTCATGGGTGCAGCAGCTTGTGGAAAGACATCATTTCTAAAACAGTACCTTCAAAAGATCTTCCAGCAGACATATTTTGTAACCGTCGGAGAAACCCACAACACGACAGTGGAAGTTGAAGGACAAGAAGTTGATCTAGACATCTGGGATACTCCAGGTGGACGTTACTTTGAAGCATTAAGAATGAGAGCTATCCAGAATTGTGATGCATTTCTCTTGGTGTACGCCATGGATGATTTTGCGTCCTTTGAGAAAGCCACTGCACTGCACGAAGACATCATTGAAATGAAAGGACCAATTACAACGGTTTTCATCGGAACTAAGGCTGACCTGAAGTCCAGCCAATGGCTAGAACAACAACATCAATTGTCGGATTTCGTGAGTAGAACCATTGGCTGTGCCCATCATGAGGTCTCGGCAAAAACTGGAAGTGGTATCTCTGAAGTGTTTGTAGACATTGTTAAACAATGGCAGAAAGGACAAAAGAAGCCATAA